One Halovivax ruber XH-70 genomic region harbors:
- a CDS encoding DUF7575 domain-containing protein → MSWIRAVVAVGLSLLVPGAGHVVIRDWGRAVLFGALFVTSVVLLLPVEQLWAIAGDGSMTSAGSMQETMTELSETVDGETDTIDRFTLLFLSLFAAIHAGTQAFGLTDTPGADEDVAACPTCGKPLDEELSFCHWCTTRLDEGDQVAP, encoded by the coding sequence ATGTCGTGGATTCGAGCCGTCGTCGCGGTGGGGCTGTCGCTGCTCGTCCCGGGAGCCGGTCACGTCGTGATCCGGGACTGGGGCCGAGCCGTGCTCTTCGGCGCGCTCTTCGTCACCTCGGTCGTCCTGTTGCTCCCCGTCGAACAGCTGTGGGCCATCGCCGGCGACGGGTCGATGACGAGTGCCGGCTCGATGCAGGAGACGATGACGGAACTGTCGGAAACCGTCGACGGTGAGACGGACACGATCGATCGATTTACCCTGCTCTTCCTCTCGCTGTTTGCAGCGATTCACGCAGGAACCCAGGCGTTCGGGCTGACCGACACGCCCGGCGCCGACGAGGACGTCGCCGCCTGTCCCACCTGTGGGAAGCCACTCGACGAGGAACTGTCGTTCTGTCACTGGTGTACGACGAGACTCGACGAGGGCGACCAGGTTGCTCCCTGA